A region from the Panicum hallii strain FIL2 chromosome 1, PHallii_v3.1, whole genome shotgun sequence genome encodes:
- the LOC112889224 gene encoding uncharacterized protein LOC112889224 isoform X2, with product MYVEIPPEDIPYLKPHLQEGKIVDIKRFLVQRAKNIYKVVEAPYMIKLTQRSIITPVVPEPPDFLKYVYNLIPFSELPHHANLTDRFLAVSNVAKVRYGYGKIQTKRIFILKDDKGNSIEISLWGPRAIEFDAETVYANGQESAVIVIFVGTLAKTIKTEKGDKVILTGTSACRWYINEYIPAINEFYAKG from the exons ATGTATGTTGAAATACCACCAGAAGATATTCCATACCTAAAACCTCATCTACAAGAAGGAAAGATAGTTGACATCAAAAGATTCTTAGTTCAGAGAGCAAAAAACATCTACAAAGTGGTGGAAGCTCCTTATATGATAAAGTTGACTCAGAGATCGATCATCACTCCAGTAGTGCCAGAACCACCAGATTTCCTAAAATATGTCTACAACTTGATCCCATTCTCAGAGCTGCCACATCATGCAAACCTTACTGATAGGTTCCTAG CTGTATCTAATGTTGCAAAAGTCCGATATGGATATGGCAAGATACAAACAAAACGGATTTTTATCCTTAAGGACGACAA AGGCAACTCAATTGAAATATCTCTATGGGGTCCAAGGGCAATTGAATTTGATGCAGAAACAGTTTATGCAAATGGACAAGAAAGTGCAGTTATTGTTATCTTTGTCGGAACATTAGCAAAGACTATAAAAACTGAAAAAGGTGACAAAGTGATCCTAACTGGAACTTCTGCTTGCCGATGGTACATCAATGAATATATTCCAGCAATCAACGAATTCTATGCAAA AGGATGA
- the LOC112889224 gene encoding replication protein A 70 kDa DNA-binding subunit A-like isoform X1, with translation MYVEIPPEDIPYLKPHLQEGKIVDIKRFLVQRAKNIYKVVEAPYMIKLTQRSIITPVVPEPPDFLKYVYNLIPFSELPHHANLTDRFLDIIGYVAAVSNVAKVRYGYGKIQTKRIFILKDDKGNSIEISLWGPRAIEFDAETVYANGQESAVIVIFVGTLAKTIKTEKGDKVILTGTSACRWYINEYIPAINEFYAKG, from the exons ATGTATGTTGAAATACCACCAGAAGATATTCCATACCTAAAACCTCATCTACAAGAAGGAAAGATAGTTGACATCAAAAGATTCTTAGTTCAGAGAGCAAAAAACATCTACAAAGTGGTGGAAGCTCCTTATATGATAAAGTTGACTCAGAGATCGATCATCACTCCAGTAGTGCCAGAACCACCAGATTTCCTAAAATATGTCTACAACTTGATCCCATTCTCAGAGCTGCCACATCATGCAAACCTTACTGATAGGTTCCTAG ACATCATTGGCTATGTCGCAGCTGTATCTAATGTTGCAAAAGTCCGATATGGATATGGCAAGATACAAACAAAACGGATTTTTATCCTTAAGGACGACAA AGGCAACTCAATTGAAATATCTCTATGGGGTCCAAGGGCAATTGAATTTGATGCAGAAACAGTTTATGCAAATGGACAAGAAAGTGCAGTTATTGTTATCTTTGTCGGAACATTAGCAAAGACTATAAAAACTGAAAAAGGTGACAAAGTGATCCTAACTGGAACTTCTGCTTGCCGATGGTACATCAATGAATATATTCCAGCAATCAACGAATTCTATGCAAA AGGATGA